In Erpetoichthys calabaricus chromosome 11, fErpCal1.3, whole genome shotgun sequence, the DNA window TCAGAGAGTGTAAGGGAAAAGAACCAGAAATTAGGTAAATTGGTTGATGTGATACACTAAGATGGAGGTGGTGTCTGATGGTATGAAAGAAGTGAGTCTCACCCCAAAGGATAACCAGTACCACAGGGAGTGGAAGAAAAAGATTTGAAGTGTAACCGATTAACCCAGTAAACattcattcaaacattcaaactAGTGAAGGTAACAATAAAGGTGAGAGAAGAAAACATTTCAGTAGAAGAATTTACCTACTTTTGTTTACATCCTAGttaatataaaatacatgtatttgtCCATCAGTTAATCAAAGGCTATTTcacaataatataatttaataacaaatgaGGCTAATATTCAAATATTAGTTATTTTAAAAGTATGGCATTCTGCATTTCATGGGTTCAAAAAGCATTAAAATGCTCTGCTTCGACTCAAAttgttttcaaaatatataataacCAACAAAGGATTTAATTCTATCCAAATGCAGTCAAGCACTTACCTGGCTTTAAAGTCTGAGTATATCCTAGTCCAATGAGGCTTGAGTTGTTCACCTTGGCCTTTAATCACAAAAATTTCACAGTGTACTTAGTATATACAAGACTTTGGAacaagtaaaaagtaaaattcaaataacaCTAGATATGTTTAAGGGTATGCAAATTACGGTTCTAAAGTAGTAAATAGTTTCACAAGTAAAGTGCTTTGTGATAGTGaaagtttttaaatgttgtaCACACAGTAATGTACCTGAGAGTAGTAAATAAAAGTGTTCTTTGTTAAATTCTTCCATCTAACAATTTTTTAGCCATGTTacccagctctaggaagagggGAGTTGGTGCCTATCCCAACACCACTGGCCTTAAGGTGACAGGCCTGGAGAGATGCAACTCCCGTGTAAGGGTGCATTCAAACACATTACTCCTCACTGCCACACACTACATTATGGTGGTAAAAGTTTAGTCTTAACACACAAAGGTCTCAGACAGTACtcaatttgtataaaaataagcaaatgaaaTATAGCAGAGAAGGAATATCTAAACATATGCAGTATTTACATAATTTACACAACAGTGCTAGTATTTGCCATGTAGAATTTGAGGGAATATACTGAAGTAGTAATGCCAAGTAACAATaatgcgcaaaaaaaaaaaaaaaattctctgtgcATCAATTATATATCACcacaaaaatattaattgaagTATCTATTCATCCACATAATCATGCATTAAAAAGACAACGTATACTGAATTAagatattttagtttaattttatttacattcatttaattaatttaattacttttaaagGCAAAATTAAAAGTGCATTATCTCTTTGAACAgtacttgcttaatttttttaactgcttttctttttaattgttggTTATAAACCACACTATGAAAATCAAGAATAGATTTTACACTCTAGTtgttaatttgaaatttaaacaGATATCAGTTCAActtacattaaaataacaatcatTCTGTGCCATGTAGATTTTGATTCACGCAAAATGAAATAGCTTCActctttaatttacaaaaatacctACTGAAAATGAAGCATCTGTGTCAATCTGGTATTTTGCTGCTATTCCAAAACGGGTATTACTATTTCCAGCTGTCCATGCTAAGTTAACTGCAGTTTCCAGCTTCTCGTTTACTTTCTGGTAAATTGAGCCTCCAAATTCTGTCCCATCATTCCTTAAAGAGAATAAAACTGGTCTTAAACTTACGAGTAAACTCTGCATccaaagactaaaacaatcagtATAACCTAATATGAAGTACAGTATGTCGCTGCCATTATGTAGTGTGTCTAATCATAGCTAGACAAAATGATGTATCAACATGGACTTCCTTGAAGAGCAGGATCTTGGATACAGTCACTAGTTAAATGATTAAAGTCTGCACTGTGGGAAGAAAAATGCTGTTGTTCTCAAAAGGGAAAAGGATAGAGTATATTTCTCCAAGACCAGTTTTAAACAGTATTTGCTCATTTTTCATTGATATTATAGTTCTGCTAAGAGAACTGAATAAGGTTTTAAGTGCTTTGATATGTCAGATTTAAAACGTGAGCAGCACTTctcaattataaaatataaagggGGTGAGATTTCTACATTCTTAATTGATGATCAATAAAACTACCAATGTTAAAGCTTCCAGATAAATAAGTGCCATTTTAGATGTCTTAAAAGGGCATCTTCTGTTCTGCATTTGGTACACCTGCAAAAATATTTCTCTATGGTCTAAATAAGTGCTTCTGTGATGATCTTCACATAGGTCACACAGATCtgaaactgtaaatatatatatgtctgttttTGACCAAATCTCAAAAACTGTGAGCAAATTATGTTAGtgttcaaaactgttttttttttatcctaacTTATAGTACATGCAATCTTTATGAGTACATGCCAAAAAACACATGCTGGAAAGAAATATGACAAGAACTACAAAGCAAAACTGTAAATCACAGGTAGAAATGAGTGAGCAGTCACAAACGTGACTCAGTATTGCCTATAATGTATTTTAGTGAAGCTGTAAACTAGGAAGGTGGAAGCTACCACAGATCTTTAATGCAGAAACTGCTGAACAAAAACTGCATTAAGATGAGAAACTAATTTACTAAAGCtaactccataataatatataacatgGTAATATGACCACCAAGGCCCTCCAGGACAGAATTTGCCAATACATCATCTTTAAATATTGGTGTATTAGTGCACTACATGAGTTTTtgttattacattacattactgaAAGGTGTCCTTTTTATAACTACCCACTGATATTACAGAattgtgttttaatgtttattataaatGAATGAGCCCTTCATGTTTTTAGAAGTTGTTTGGCCTTAATTCAAAGGTGTTTGAAACTTTTTAGTTTAGATCTATAATATAATTCCATATCTAATTAAAACACCACTGAATTTTAGTGTTTTAATCTTCTTTACTTGTATAAAAGTATACTTACTCTTTATTGATTAAAATTAACTACAatttgttgaatattttttaattaaatataacattGATGATATGGCTGTGTGAAAGGAAATTTTCTCATTAATACttctaacaatatacttacacaTTTGTGTGAAGCTGGAATTCATCAGTCTTGTATCCAACAGCAAAATTGCTCTGTGTCACCCTGGATTTACCAGCTTCAAATGTCATTTGGTACCCAGCAAGCCAACCTTCATATCCAAAGACAACTGCTCCACGGACAGAGGGCCCAGCAATGTCAAAGTCCACGTCACATCCCATGTTGATATGTTCCCTTTTATAACCTGTTTTAATCTTACCACTCTTTTttctgtaaaaacaaataaaaatcatagtgaaataaaaactttagACTACAGTCTACTGAAGTTACATCACAGAAAAAATGTCTAATATTTTTCTACATCAGATCAGATTATGTTTTCGGTTGCTTTTTGAAATACATAAACCTAGATTTTCTATGCACTGTTTTTTACCATTATTATTCAAAAAAGGTGAGTTCAGCTTCACAGAAAAACCAGAGATGTCACCACTATTGTGAAATTGGAAAGTAAAATCTCTTCCTATAGTAATTACTATGATTCATTCCAAGACCTAAAAATTTTAATTGCACCCAATACAACAAAACTATTCTTCACTCTTTTAATACACAGATCTGACATGTAAGTCATAATTTAATCATTTAATCTTGACCATCAACAAAAAGCACAAAGATATATTATACTGAATGTACCTATACCGTTTCTGTTTTTGAACGTTAATTTATACTCACCCAGTGTTAGGCGAAAATGAAGAGTCAAATGTAAGCTTTAGCCCTTTGGCaagctaaaaagaatgaaaacgttAGATTTGCATTATATTGTAATGTTCTTTGCTCTGTAAACCGTCTTGCGATGGAGCATGCTGTTAATGGTGCTATATTAAATAACAGATTGACTATAACAGGACAACGCTGGAGTGTTTATTAatttactgaaatgttttttaaagtgtCCTTACCTGATCTTCAATGGTTATTTCTGTCCCCAAAGTATTGTCTGTGTTCCATTTTTCGGTGAATGTTAAGCCATGCTCTAcccatttatattttgtttccaaACTTCCAGTGACTTTACTGGTTTCAATATTTGCAGATCCAGAACTGGTAAATTCCTAAAATAACATAACTTATAATTATTTTAACTTGAAGAgagcttaattaaaaaatacttcactctcaaaataaatctgaatttacaaaatgcacctttctaaaatatacataaaatcaaGAAGCATAACACTTTTCTGTTTCACAATATTAATCCAATAAGataaacaattttataaaaaCCTACCAATCCATTTTCAGACTTTGTCTTCAGATCAAGCTTTATCAGTCCAAAtcctaaagaaagaaacaaatacaattgCAGTAACTTAATGGACAACAGTTAGCAAATAGGTTAACtaaaattattgtaaaaataattcatgcataaACTGCAGACCACACAAATAGTTCCTTAGTGTTTATGATTAACATCCAAGTAGATAATCTGTACATCAATAAAATCTATGTGGCTTCAGTGATTTCCTCCTGTACAAATCAAAATTTTACTCTAATGGATAGTAAGCTAGTAGATAGTAAGCTACTCTCTACAaggtatttctttttttactgaaATAGATGAAGCCTAATAATCCTCTTGTATGTTAAATACAGCTTTGAAGAGCCCAAGTTGTAAAAACAGATTACATACTTTTAAATAATACCTACTGCATAGTTTTTCAACACAGTTAAAATTTTGTTACAAATTACCAAAAATGGACACTAAAAACTGTGAGAAAGATTAAAATAGATCAGACACAAAATATACAATCAACATTTAAGAGTATAAAAGTGATTTCCTTACTAAGGTATCCCAAAAGTGTTAGTGAAAAACTAGTCACTCGTATGATACGGTATATTACTACATCTAAAAAAGATTACAGAAATGTCAGGGTGTAATGAAAATCTACCAAATACTACGTTAGAAGCAAACTTGGAAGATTTTAGTCTTTTAAATGCTATCAAATACTTTCATATTTATAAAAGCCTACAATAATTACCTACATATCAAGCAAGCCAACATGTGTGAAaaagcatttacattttattattaatggcCTCTTGTAAAAGTGCAAGGATGTTACAATAACATAAATGTACCCTAAAAGATTTAGAAATGCTGCATACATATCTCAAAAAGAATCAAGGAAAACAAATGGCAGAAATGAACTAAGtaacaaaattaatcaaatgtTATATTTTACCATATCCTTTAGTGAACACATCTCTGGCTGACTTGCCAAGATCTACATATGCTGGTGGAACTTCCATTGTCTGTGAAACAAGAAAATTTCCAGAAGTCTTCCATAAGTACAGAAGAACAAtagtaacattaataaaataagattTGTTAATCTACTCTTACATTAATATGCCATATTTGACTACTGTCATTAAAAAGACCTCTCCCTAGAATATTATGTAAATTTATTGTGCTGCTAACTgaaaagataaaagtataacTCATCAGTTTTCTTAATGTGCTTAATATAATACAACAACATACAGAGTTACAGCAGCATCAGGTAGAAAGCAGGAATCAACTGGAAATGGGACAGCAATCCATCACAGAGCTCACCGCATACATATTTATTGGTTTGTTCAAtttatcagttaaaaaaaaacatgcagacacaTGGGAATGGGATTGAAGAGACTTTGCATGGACAGGGAACCAGGTAAGGAAACAAACACAAATGATTGGTGCTGTAAGGCATTATTAATAAACACTACCATGCCATCACAGTCCAAACCTAGATTGCAAACAGTACCTCTAAAATAATATATGACCGTCTTTAATCAATAAGCCCGCAAACAATGCAATTCTCATATTACTATAAATACAATTAagtcaaaaaaatgtaaacaaatatacatTATAAACTAGTGCCATTGTGTTAAAGCTGCCCTTGAAGAAGCTTGCTAGACATGGTAAATCAGTTGTGACCCTTAAGTAGCCCTGTCTGTCAAATGCAGGACGATGTGAATTCACAGGCATTGTATTGGCAGAGCATTCCATGTCCTCCTAACTACTGTTCCATGGATCTACTCAAAGTACGTGTTGTTCAGCTTACAGTTCTAATTAACACTcctaaagaaacaaaatttaaaaaattgaaaataaaaaacctaAATGCTTCAGACACAACAACACAGTTTGAGCTggtccatcttcttaaaatgtccATACAATTTGTCTAAACCCTCCCCGACTGTGAACCAGAAAAAATACAGGCTAATGATAATTGAAGAAGGCAACAAAGGTCCAGATATAGATGCAAATCTAATTAGTTGATAAATAAGCACCTTTCACCATGGAGTAAACAGGTTCAGTTTTAGGTTTAGACAGCTAttcttttttggtttgttttattctttaatatgGGCTAAATCAAAAATGTCAGATGCAGCTTGGCTTCGCTATGCACTAGTTTTTCAATATTAAACTTTTGATTCTTATGGAGAGACAAATACTAATAAAAGGTTAAAAGCACCACTAAGGTTGTTGCACTTCAGATACAGATTTTAAAACTTTAATATTGAAGAGTCTGGCCTCccctattcatataaaaattgaGATTATTCTTTGTAATGCCTTTAGTCAAATTGATAGTACGTTCCCTGTGATTATCTGAACGGTTCTTTTGCTTGCACCCTAGTTAGATTCCATCTCATCTGTAAATAAAGTGGtcaaaaagatgaagaaaaaatcaTCATGCAAAGGTGCACTTAAAGCCATGTGCTTTCCACTCCTACATCTGCTCAGTTGCTATTAATATTTCATCTTGTGTAGTACCCGTATGGATCGGGTGGGCCTTCATTTGCCTAAATGTCCACGATTAATTGTTACAGCACAACTGAACACTGTTGATCCTTGCCAAGGCAGCTTCCAAATCTGCACTTGCTGACGCGGCTGTAATTTGCTCCAGGGGACAGGAAAGCCCAGGAATGATGCTTGTGGTACCTAACCTTTAAGTGACGGTTAGAGGTCACAATCTGCCTCTAGGCGCCATGGTCTCCGAGAGGATGCGGGATTTCCTCGAATAACGGTCCTCACTTTTCTTTTCGCAAGGTCACAACTTATGTTTTAAATAGGAATGACCTACAAGGCCTGCGCTGGCTTACAAGTTCGATCGTTTTCCCCGAGTACAAACGCATTACACGGTAAATAAGTCTGGTGGCTAGTTATAAACCCCCCAATATACAATTTTGGGGAGTAGTTACATAAGGCATTAAATGATGCAAGTTCGTAAGGCTTGTTTTAGAGAAGTAAACGGTAGGCGTACGCATGCTGACCACGATAAAATGGTGCGGTATGCTATGTAAGTGCCGGCAGCACGCCTCGCGCTCGACATCCCTCCTCTCCCTACACactctctgcctacctgtttgtcagTCCGATTGTCTTCCAACTGATTTGTGGAAATGAGCTATATGAAAACACAACGCATTTTCAGAACAGTAGAAAGGTCGCACCATCACTGTTGTTAAGGGACTTTGTCGCGGCCTACTGCATGCTGACAGGCACAAACGAGCAAGGATGCAGAGCGCACGCTGCTTCTGCACACACCTTCACTTTACGATGCGTATCAACCATTTCAGACACCTAACTAATGCTCAGCAATTCAACCGCACGATTGCATCCAATCTTATCCCAGTTTATTtcgattttaaaatgtttaactttaacAGTATTTTTCTCTTACCTTGAACTCAGTTGAGTGATCCTACCGGTGCTACTGTCAGTCAAGCAGAGGTCGGCAAGAGGGGGCGGAGCGGACATACGCACGACATGATCAGACGGCGATAGGTGAGTTTAGATAAGAGGCGTGACTATGGTAATCTCTTAAAACGAAGATTGTAATTTTTAActtacattttcatgttttccgTTTTGCAGTATTGTAATGTTCCGACAATGAACAACAATTTCCTTTACTATAGTAACGTTTGTGGAGGACAAGATCACAGCGTTGCACAGAACGTTTAACTTTACTAGAAATTCTACATCCAGTCCCACAAATTGCATTTATAAATCGAGATGGCACATGCAAGTAgtgtttaatttttccttttagaTCCAGCACGCTTCTCAATTAACTCAGTCAGGGTGGTCTGAGATTGGTGAAGATCAAACCAAAACCTGTGGGTGGGCGCGAGAGCTGTAGTTTTAAACAAAGAGctccttattttgttttgtttttttgtttttttttcagtaaagacAATACATTCACCCATTTCATAACCATTTCAGCACACACCCATACAAAATACTTTTAGagtaccaattaacctaaaatgagCATCTTTAACACACAGACAGAACGTGCAGACTCCAAGCAGGCTGCCCTGCCCAGGGAATGGGTGCATGTTAGATGTATACGGGTTCCCCTTTTAAAAGGGGAATCTTTACGACCCATTGGCAGCCATTTATATTACTATTGAAACAGTTTCATATgtcaaaattgtaaaataaataaattctcaaacccatttcATCCAACTCAGAGTTACGGGGATTGTCAAATACAGCTCAAGAGCAGTGGGGTAAAGCAGAACCCAAACCTGAACTgaccaccagtccattgcagcccCACACATGCGTCTGTGGCCAATTAGGGATCAGCAATGAAATACAAATCTTTAGGGGTATGGGAGGAAAATTAGCAAACCAAAGCCACTGGATTGACAGGGTGGTGGCGCTTACAACTGATATACCATGCCATAGATGCCAACATATTTGCAAAAGAACTGTCTACAtagcaagttttatttttatttttataattaagtcATCAGTAAAAGACTATGATATCTTCTTATTACTATTTTGTAAACAAAGAAGCATGAGTAAAATAGTGTCTCAGAACATATTAGAagtcctgcatttttttttttttgttgtttttatacagtataaaatttaaACTTAGAGTGTGACAACTCTTGGAATTATTGCTATGCTTTGTGAAAGACAATGATAGCCccatgaggaaaaaaatgcatttataaagAATGTAAAGTGAAGTTTGGTGGTAGTACGGTTACTATCGTTAAAGTAACtttcacatgaaatatatgtaaaaatggtTTGGTTTATTGACACTAACCCCATTATATCTGTATATCTAAAAGGaacctttctttttaattccaaGTTTAATAATTTCCTCTGGGTGACATAGTGATTCATTGATGGAAAGGCACCCCAAAACCTAATGGTGTAGAGTCCAAAGTCATTGCTATGGTTACATAGTTATGGTTTAGTCCTGTAGTCTTTATCAAAATCAAAGCTGATTATGTTAACAACAATAATATAActtctaattaaattaaaaataatatctcAGTTTGTACAGATGGTTCAAGGGGGTGATGCAGGCATAAATATGAGTCACGGGCTGAGCCTGGTCACATTCTATTTAAAGTCTGCATAATTCTCACTGTGTCCATGGCGTTTTTCTCTGTGGCTTCCAAACGTGTATGTCTTCGGCTAAtaaggtgattctaaattggcccattctATCTAACTGGTACCCCATCCAGTTTTTTTCTGTGTGTAGTGCCAGAATATGCTTTGACCTCCTGCATTTCTAATAAATAACTAAACGGTAATGCATTGACCCTGACCTGAAAACTGCAGGTACGTAATATAGATAAATTCATTATCTTAAATATATTTACTTGTGAGAGCGGAAGAGGAAATAAGCAAAACATGTATTTTCTCTAAATATTCTTTTTCTGAATGTATTCTATTGGGGAGTTAATGCCTGCCATCCAATCAACCCTTGAGTCAGCACTGgtatatcacagggcacactcattcacaaaCCCACATACACTTTTACATGTCTTTTGGATGGGCTGGTGGGAGGCCACATAAATATGGGAAGAAAATTAAAACCCTGCATAAACAGCAGTCTGGCTTGGAATCAAACCTATTGTATGTTTCTTAAGTTgaaaggcagcaatgctaaccactgcaacaccaagctgtttgtaaaataaatacattccaagaagaaaatgaataaaaatggtttaaaagaatgaataaaatataatttaagtgATATATTAAGTTTCTTTATAGTTGTGTAAGTTGTGATTGATTTCTGTCATGATTGGGGTGAGAGAAAAATACAGGGTAGAATATCATTTGGTTTAGTTTCCAAATGTTTGGCACAAAATCTCCTAAGTTTACTTGTTAAAGTGGAAGCAGCAGGAATTGTGGGGAATATTAGAAGATGGCTTTCTAGGTGGCTGAAAGACAAAATGGCAGTCTCAATGGAAGTCAGGCTTGTTGTTGAGAAGGACTACCTGATCATTCAGAGACATGTCTTGTAGTATTCTGGAATGTGTTAGTCCAAAACTGCCTTATGTTCCTCGCACAGTGTGCATACTATGTAAACTATTATAACTTACATGCTGACATTGTATAatgatcagggccggatttatatgaaaagaggccctaggctattccacttatgaggccctttcaccttccatttttaagtttgtaaattacatgagagataataaaattttgctaacaatttgaatgtaggcccctcttgatcttgaggccctaggctgaagcctagttagcctataggaaaatccggccctggtaaTGATGCACTGTGATATATGCTGCTCATTTATAGCTTTTGTAGCCTGGGTTCAATTTGTAGTAACTATCTTGATTTTCCATGCTCTGTATATGTTCATGTTAGTTTGAATTGGGTACTTCAACTTTGTTGCAAAGACAAAGTTGATAGTTTAAATATGTGAGTGTGAGTGAGGGTGATGGGCAGAAATCAAGGCTTCTTGCACCTGATAGTGTTAATATAGATTATggagcttctaattaagaaaaacGGATGAACAAATGACATATGTAGTACCTTTAAAATGctgcagatatatacagtactgattt includes these proteins:
- the vdac1 gene encoding voltage-dependent anion-selective channel protein 1, with protein sequence MEVPPAYVDLGKSARDVFTKGYGFGLIKLDLKTKSENGLEFTSSGSANIETSKVTGSLETKYKWVEHGLTFTEKWNTDNTLGTEITIEDQLAKGLKLTFDSSFSPNTGKKSGKIKTGYKREHINMGCDVDFDIAGPSVRGAVVFGYEGWLAGYQMTFEAGKSRVTQSNFAVGYKTDEFQLHTNVNDGTEFGGSIYQKVNEKLETAVNLAWTAGNSNTRFGIAAKYQIDTDASFSAKVNNSSLIGLGYTQTLKPGIKLTLSALLDGKNVNAGGHKLGLGLEFEA